A portion of the Patescibacteria group bacterium genome contains these proteins:
- a CDS encoding ComEC/Rec2 family competence protein, producing the protein MDKSKIFYFCFCFVFLILGIWRYQVLELRIKNYELRKYNDSEEEITLIGAVVKEPDVRENNIKLTIQVDRGKILATVGRYPEYKYGDELKITGKLQTPPIFEDFNYKNYLVKDGIYSVVYYPKVELLSREEYKNFISASYAGILFFKDKLRQGVYSSLSPPKSSILGAMLLGDKNRMSQDLKEKLNIAGVRHITAVSGMHVVILSGILMSLLLWLGFWRGQAFYISIIIIFLFIAMTGFQASGVRAGIMGGLFLLGQKIGRKSVSSRAIVMAAGIMLVINPLLLLNDVGFQLSFLAAMGIIYLSSTFRRWLRFIPQKLVRLKEIIAMTFAAQIFTLPILVYNFGRISLVAPLTNVLILPFVYWIMTFGFIFGLAGILWQPLGMILSLPCWFLLTYLTKIVDFFSRAGWAAKTFENVHWLWLIISYLILGFLAWRLNKREKLKFLNY; encoded by the coding sequence GTGGATAAATCAAAGATTTTTTATTTTTGCTTTTGCTTTGTCTTTTTAATTTTAGGGATTTGGAGATACCAAGTGTTGGAATTAAGAATTAAGAATTATGAATTAAGAAAATATAACGATTCAGAAGAAGAAATTACTTTGATTGGGGCAGTAGTGAAGGAACCGGATGTTAGAGAAAATAATATAAAGCTTACAATACAAGTTGATAGGGGGAAGATTTTAGCAACAGTTGGACGTTATCCTGAGTATAAATACGGCGATGAATTAAAGATTACAGGTAAGTTGCAAACTCCTCCTATTTTTGAAGATTTCAATTATAAAAATTATTTAGTTAAAGATGGAATCTATTCTGTGGTTTATTATCCAAAAGTTGAATTGTTAAGTAGGGAAGAGTATAAAAACTTTATTTCTGCATCTTATGCAGGAATTTTATTTTTCAAAGATAAATTAAGACAAGGCGTTTACAGCTCATTATCGCCTCCCAAAAGTTCAATTTTAGGAGCAATGCTTTTAGGAGATAAAAATAGAATGTCTCAGGATTTGAAAGAGAAATTAAATATTGCTGGTGTTCGTCATATTACAGCAGTTTCCGGCATGCATGTTGTTATACTAAGCGGCATTTTAATGTCTTTGTTGCTCTGGCTGGGATTTTGGCGGGGCCAGGCATTTTATATTTCAATAATTATTATCTTTCTTTTTATTGCTATGACAGGATTTCAAGCATCTGGTGTCAGAGCAGGAATCATGGGTGGTTTATTTCTTCTAGGACAAAAAATTGGCAGAAAATCTGTAAGTTCTCGGGCTATAGTAATGGCAGCAGGAATAATGCTTGTTATAAATCCTTTGCTTTTGTTGAATGATGTTGGTTTTCAACTTTCATTTTTAGCAGCAATGGGGATTATTTATTTATCCTCTACTTTTAGAAGATGGCTAAGGTTTATTCCCCAAAAGCTTGTTAGGTTAAAAGAGATTATAGCAATGACCTTTGCTGCCCAAATTTTCACTTTACCAATTTTGGTTTATAATTTCGGCAGGATATCTTTAGTAGCTCCTTTAACTAATGTTTTAATTCTACCCTTTGTTTATTGGATTATGACTTTCGGCTTTATTTTTGGCTTGGCAGGAATACTCTGGCAACCCTTGGGAATGATTCTTTCTTTGCCTTGCTGGTTTTTATTAACTTATCTAACAAAAATTGTAGATTTCTTTTCTCGGGCTGGGTGGGCAGCCAAAACTTTTGAAAACGTCCACTGGCTTTGGCTGATAATTTCTTATCTAATTTTAGGCTTTCTGGCTTGGAGATTAAATAAAAGAGAAAAACTGAAATTCCTGAATTACTAA
- a CDS encoding beta-galactosidase: MKKMFIYFLVVILGLFLIIICCFFIGFPKQAENIIWGVNFSQKHTEGLGLDWRETYLAILDDLGARDIKIAAHWDFIGGEEGNYYFDDLDWQIREAEKREAKIILVIGMKTPRWPECHIPEWAVNLSKEKQQEKILKLVEEIVLRYRESEAIKYWQVENEPFFSFGECPWYDKKFLKKEIDLVKSLDLRKRPIIISESGEFSLWTRAARYGDMVGTTIYRRVWSKEFKIYFTHFFPSTFYHRKAQIIKRIFGKEVICVELQTEPWGPKLLYDSSLEEQEKSMDLERFQKNIKFAKKTGLREFYLWGTEWWYWLKIKQNKPEIWEEAKKLF, from the coding sequence ATGAAAAAAATGTTTATCTATTTTTTAGTTGTAATTTTAGGTTTATTTTTAATCATTATTTGCTGTTTTTTCATTGGCTTTCCAAAACAAGCAGAGAATATCATTTGGGGGGTTAATTTTTCCCAAAAACATACTGAGGGATTAGGTTTGGACTGGAGAGAGACCTATTTAGCTATATTGGATGATTTAGGGGCAAGAGATATTAAAATAGCTGCTCATTGGGATTTCATTGGAGGAGAGGAGGGAAATTATTATTTTGATGATTTGGATTGGCAAATTAGAGAGGCAGAAAAAAGAGAAGCGAAAATTATTTTGGTAATAGGGATGAAAACTCCTCGTTGGCCAGAGTGTCATATTCCTGAATGGGCGGTTAATTTAAGTAAAGAAAAACAGCAAGAAAAAATATTAAAGTTGGTTGAAGAAATTGTTTTGCGTTACCGAGAGTCAGAAGCAATTAAATATTGGCAGGTGGAAAACGAACCATTTTTTTCTTTTGGAGAATGCCCCTGGTATGATAAAAAATTCTTAAAAAAAGAAATTGATTTAGTAAAATCCTTAGATTTACGAAAAAGACCGATAATAATTTCAGAGAGTGGGGAATTTTCATTATGGACTCGGGCAGCCAGATATGGAGATATGGTTGGAACAACTATCTATAGGAGGGTTTGGTCTAAAGAATTTAAAATTTATTTTACTCATTTTTTCCCTTCAACTTTTTATCATAGAAAAGCCCAAATTATTAAGAGAATTTTTGGCAAAGAAGTGATTTGCGTTGAACTCCAAACAGAACCCTGGGGTCCCAAATTACTTTATGATTCGTCTTTAGAAGAACAAGAAAAAAGTATGGACTTAGAGCGATTTCAGAAGAATATTAAATTTGCTAAAAAGACCGGCCTCAGAGAATTTTATCTTTGGGGAACCGAATGGTGGTATTGGCTGAAAATAAAACAAAATAAGCCCGAAATCTGGGAGGAGGCAAAGAAGTTGTTTTAA
- a CDS encoding glycosyltransferase gives MISIIVPAYNEEKYISHCLASIFLLKKTVDFEVIMVNNVSTDRTPEIVKNNFPQVKLINENRKGLSIAYNRGAKEAKGEILVFVDADVVLPPNHLEKILKEFNKNPKLVALSGPYLYKDGGFFPKFTFLLAVLFIAMPTEFIFNRFLNLGASITSGNSAIKKESFKKVGGFNEKIFYGLDTDLALRIRKTGKVRYKFHLSVESSARRLKKEGVLKILIRYILNVVWAYFFSKPFTKDHIDVR, from the coding sequence ATGATATCAATCATTGTTCCAGCTTATAATGAAGAAAAATATATTTCTCATTGTCTTGCATCTATCTTTCTTTTAAAAAAGACGGTTGATTTTGAAGTTATTATGGTTAACAATGTTAGTACTGACAGAACACCAGAAATAGTAAAAAATAATTTTCCCCAGGTAAAGCTGATAAACGAAAATCGTAAGGGTTTAAGCATTGCTTATAATCGGGGAGCAAAAGAGGCCAAGGGAGAAATTCTGGTATTTGTTGATGCCGATGTAGTTTTACCCCCGAACCATTTAGAAAAAATTTTAAAGGAGTTTAATAAAAACCCAAAACTAGTAGCTTTGTCCGGACCCTATCTTTATAAAGATGGTGGATTTTTTCCAAAATTTACTTTTCTTTTAGCAGTTTTATTTATAGCTATGCCAACAGAATTTATTTTTAATCGTTTTTTAAATCTCGGAGCCAGCATAACTAGTGGCAATTCTGCTATAAAGAAAGAATCCTTTAAGAAAGTGGGGGGTTTTAATGAAAAAATTTTTTATGGACTTGATACTGACCTTGCTTTAAGAATTAGAAAAACAGGTAAAGTTCGATACAAATTTCATCTTTCAGTTGAAAGTTCGGCTCGCCGTCTAAAAAAAGAAGGAGTATTAAAAATATTGATTAGGTATATTCTTAATGTGGTTTGGGCCTATTTTTTTAGCAAACCATTTACAAAAGACCACATTGATGTGCGTTGA
- a CDS encoding trypsin-like peptidase domain-containing protein: MSIYDLPKFNLSWKKKKPLQLIALVVFVSIIFGFLAGAISSAFFYFQIKDYLEKLNILPSAVEKELVEKETIEEYLPQTSQEETIIKVVENASPAVVSIIISKDLPIFEEYFEPGPFGFQVPQYRQKGTEKKEIGGGTGFIVSEDGMILTNKHVVLDEEAEYTVFTNDGRKFSAKVLARDPIQDLAVMRIEQEKTVDDGGEFVLESFPTVKLGNSDKLESGQTVIAIGNALGEFRNTVSVGVISGLGRTITASGGGLVETLEDVIQTDAAINKGNSGGPLLNLKSEVVGINTAMALEAQSIGFAIPINKAKKDIEQVRSLGKIVYPFLGVRYVLISEKIKEENDLSVDYGALIVDGGPGEPAVWPDSAAQRAGLKEGDIVLEFNNEKITAENTLAKIIMKYNPGDEIVLKILRPPSSTDGDWEEITVEATLGERSE; encoded by the coding sequence ATGTCAATATACGATTTGCCAAAATTTAATTTATCTTGGAAAAAGAAAAAACCCCTTCAGTTAATTGCTTTGGTGGTTTTCGTTTCCATTATTTTTGGTTTTTTAGCCGGAGCTATTTCTAGCGCTTTTTTCTATTTTCAGATTAAAGATTATTTAGAAAAACTAAATATTTTACCGTCAGCGGTTGAAAAAGAGCTTGTTGAGAAAGAAACGATTGAAGAATATCTTCCTCAAACTTCTCAAGAAGAGACAATTATTAAAGTAGTGGAAAATGCCTCACCAGCTGTCGTTAGCATTATTATTTCCAAAGATTTACCAATTTTTGAGGAATATTTTGAACCGGGTCCTTTTGGGTTTCAGGTTCCTCAGTATCGCCAGAAGGGCACTGAAAAAAAAGAAATTGGAGGAGGGACAGGGTTTATTGTTTCCGAAGACGGGATGATTTTGACCAACAAGCATGTAGTTTTGGATGAAGAGGCGGAATACACGGTTTTTACTAATGACGGCAGAAAATTTTCAGCAAAAGTTTTAGCTCGAGACCCTATTCAGGATTTGGCAGTAATGAGAATTGAACAAGAAAAAACAGTAGATGATGGCGGCGAGTTTGTTTTAGAGTCATTTCCAACAGTAAAATTAGGCAACTCGGATAAATTAGAGAGCGGCCAAACAGTAATTGCTATTGGCAATGCTCTGGGAGAGTTTCGAAACACTGTTTCAGTTGGAGTGATTTCTGGTTTAGGAAGAACTATTACAGCCTCGGGTGGGGGACTGGTTGAAACTCTGGAAGATGTTATTCAAACAGATGCTGCGATTAACAAAGGAAATTCTGGCGGCCCTCTTTTGAATCTAAAAAGTGAGGTAGTTGGAATAAATACGGCGATGGCTTTGGAGGCTCAAAGTATTGGTTTTGCTATTCCGATTAACAAAGCCAAAAAAGATATTGAGCAGGTGAGAAGTTTAGGTAAAATTGTCTATCCTTTTTTGGGAGTTCGTTATGTTTTGATAAGCGAAAAGATTAAAGAAGAAAATGATTTATCAGTAGATTATGGGGCTTTGATTGTTGATGGAGGGCCAGGAGAGCCGGCTGTTTGGCCGGATTCAGCTGCCCAGAGAGCTGGTTTAAAAGAAGGGGATATTGTTTTAGAGTTTAATAATGAGAAAATTACTGCTGAGAATACCTTGGCAAAAATTATTATGAAATATAATCCCGGAGATGAAATAGTTTTGAAAATTTTAAGACCTCCTTCTTCAACAGACGGGGACTGGGAAGAAATAACCGTTGAAGCCACTCTAGGCGAGAGAAGCGAGTAA
- a CDS encoding 4Fe-4S dicluster domain-containing protein, which translates to MAIKKRYKIEIDKERCKGCELCVTFCPKKVLEMSKERKTNEKGYRFAKVVNQENCTGCANCGVICPEGTCIKVEEYD; encoded by the coding sequence ATGGCAATTAAGAAAAGATATAAAATAGAAATAGATAAAGAAAGATGTAAGGGTTGTGAACTTTGTGTAACTTTTTGCCCTAAAAAAGTTTTAGAAATGTCCAAAGAAAGAAAAACCAATGAAAAGGGTTATAGGTTTGCCAAAGTAGTTAATCAAGAAAATTGCACTGGATGTGCTAACTGCGGTGTGATTTGCCCAGAAGGCACTTGTATTAAGGTAGAAGAATATGATTGA